The Caldanaerobius fijiensis DSM 17918 genome includes a region encoding these proteins:
- a CDS encoding MFS transporter: MKEAKMKLVIGNLGVSMGVNMLATYMVPLLHFHTGNTVFSGFVLSMGLLSGAVIQPFFGILSDSTFSVWGRRKPYVFIFGIMCFIFTYFFSSVTKIQSMLLFVFLFYISFHAYQIPLNSMIPDNVINSEKGSMSGYWNLFGGMGALAVPILGGLFWDYDKGLVFKMVGLTIAITSLVSVLFVEERKQIKGNFSFELFKRYFYRRDVWSFYIAKSIWWMALAAEVPYFTIYYSQYMALGMGVSSFLVTVFMLFDIISSPFLGKLADRYNRKYLMITFLLCFAVLNLFLPKTTNFLLLMILMGLLGICYASLFVFPFSLLMDMTQRGHEGFYLGMDNVFMYLPKGISTLISGHMIAKYGYWIIFVNASVLALCAALAILLLWKD, from the coding sequence ATGAAAGAGGCCAAAATGAAATTGGTCATCGGCAACTTAGGAGTATCAATGGGGGTAAATATGCTGGCAACTTATATGGTTCCACTATTGCATTTTCACACTGGCAATACAGTGTTTAGCGGATTTGTATTGAGCATGGGGTTATTATCCGGAGCTGTGATACAACCCTTTTTTGGTATTTTGAGTGATTCCACCTTTTCAGTATGGGGAAGGCGCAAGCCATATGTATTTATATTTGGCATTATGTGTTTTATTTTTACATATTTTTTTAGCAGTGTTACAAAAATTCAATCTATGTTGTTATTTGTTTTTTTATTTTATATATCGTTTCACGCGTATCAGATTCCCCTTAATTCGATGATTCCTGATAATGTAATAAATAGTGAAAAAGGAAGTATGTCGGGGTACTGGAATCTGTTTGGGGGAATGGGAGCTCTCGCTGTTCCGATATTGGGCGGTCTATTCTGGGATTATGATAAGGGACTGGTTTTTAAGATGGTTGGATTGACAATAGCAATTACTTCTCTTGTCTCGGTATTATTTGTAGAGGAAAGAAAACAGATAAAAGGCAATTTTTCTTTTGAACTTTTTAAAAGGTACTTTTATAGAAGGGATGTGTGGAGCTTTTATATAGCCAAATCTATATGGTGGATGGCGCTGGCGGCTGAGGTTCCATATTTTACGATATATTATAGTCAATATATGGCTCTGGGCATGGGTGTGTCCAGTTTTCTGGTTACGGTTTTTATGTTGTTTGATATTATATCATCGCCCTTTTTAGGGAAGTTGGCAGATCGGTATAATCGTAAGTACCTTATGATAACTTTTTTGCTCTGCTTTGCAGTATTAAATTTATTTTTGCCAAAAACTACAAATTTTTTATTGCTGATGATTTTGATGGGATTGCTGGGAATATGCTATGCTTCCTTGTTTGTGTTTCCTTTTTCGCTCCTTATGGATATGACTCAAAGAGGCCATGAAGGTTTTTATCTAGGCATGGATAATGTATTTATGTATTTACCTAAAGGTATATCAACATTGATAAGCGGACATATGATAGCTAAATACGGCTATTGGATAATATTCGTAAACGCTTCGGTCTTAGCTTTATGCGCTGCTCTGGCAATTCTGTTACTATGGAAGGATTAA
- a CDS encoding NADP-dependent isocitrate dehydrogenase, with protein MADKIKMNVPLVEMDGDEMTRIIWKLIKEILLEPYIDLKTEYYDLGLKNRDQTNDQVTVDAANAIKKYGVGVKCATITPNAQRVEEYNLKAMWKSPNGTIRAILDGTVFRTPIVVDSIKPLVKTWKKPITIARHAYGDVYKDVEYRVQSPGKVELVYTPENGNEVRQTIYEFKNPGVVLGMHNLDDSIKSFARSCFNYALDLKQDLWFATKDTISKIYDHRFKDIFQEIFESEYKDKFADAGIEYFYTLIDDAVARVMRSEGGMIWACKNYDGDVMSDMVATAFGSLAMMTSVLVSPDGCYEYEAAHGTVTRHYYRYLKGEETSTNSMATLFAWTGALRKRGELDGINDLVLFADKMEKASIKTIEEGTMTKDLALLSDLPDKKVVNTEEFLIEIKKRFESL; from the coding sequence ATGGCTGATAAAATCAAGATGAATGTACCACTGGTAGAGATGGACGGCGATGAAATGACGAGAATTATCTGGAAACTAATAAAAGAAATCTTGCTGGAACCATACATAGACCTGAAAACCGAATACTACGACCTGGGCCTTAAAAACAGGGACCAGACAAATGACCAGGTGACTGTTGACGCTGCCAATGCGATCAAAAAATATGGCGTAGGTGTAAAATGTGCAACAATAACACCAAATGCCCAGAGAGTAGAAGAATACAATCTCAAAGCTATGTGGAAAAGCCCCAACGGCACAATAAGAGCTATACTGGATGGTACAGTTTTTCGTACACCTATTGTGGTAGATAGTATAAAGCCGCTGGTAAAAACCTGGAAAAAACCCATAACTATAGCAAGACATGCTTATGGCGACGTTTACAAGGATGTAGAATACAGGGTCCAAAGTCCGGGAAAAGTCGAATTAGTGTATACGCCGGAAAACGGCAATGAAGTAAGGCAGACGATATATGAATTTAAAAACCCTGGCGTGGTGCTGGGCATGCACAATTTAGATGACTCTATAAAGAGCTTTGCCCGTTCTTGTTTTAATTATGCCCTGGACCTAAAGCAAGATTTATGGTTTGCCACAAAAGATACCATATCCAAGATCTATGATCACAGATTCAAAGACATATTTCAGGAAATATTTGAAAGCGAATACAAAGATAAATTTGCTGATGCAGGTATCGAATATTTTTACACATTGATAGATGATGCGGTAGCCCGTGTAATGAGATCTGAAGGCGGAATGATCTGGGCATGTAAAAACTACGACGGTGACGTTATGTCAGATATGGTCGCAACTGCTTTTGGGAGCCTTGCCATGATGACATCTGTGTTGGTTTCACCTGATGGTTGCTACGAATATGAAGCAGCTCATGGAACGGTTACACGGCATTACTACAGGTATTTAAAAGGAGAAGAAACTTCCACTAACTCAATGGCCACATTATTCGCGTGGACGGGAGCTCTGAGAAAACGTGGAGAGTTAGACGGGATAAACGACCTGGTATTGTTTGCAGATAAAATGGAAAAAGCCTCAATT